A genomic window from Lotus japonicus ecotype B-129 chromosome 1, LjGifu_v1.2 includes:
- the LOC130717160 gene encoding bidirectional sugar transporter SWEET13-like: protein MSHSHDLSFAFGLLGNIASFICFLAPVPTFYRICKKKSTEGFQSIPYVAALFSAMLWLFYAYVKTGATLLITINAFGCVIETIYLAIFLSYCPKKTRMSTLRMIVLLNLVGFGSIVVLTHLLAKEPEGRVKILGWICVVFATSVFAAPLSIMRTVIRTKSVEFLPFPLSLLLLISAILWLLYGISLKDIYVTLPNVVGLTFGIIQIVLYAIYRNNKPVQDEKLPQHKGDINNNNENVAPATLSDEKQKESAPQKGDIEFGEKIKEEKQVDPKVDEKKQEQVANGDQTELNNKAGDSENCQV from the exons ATGTCACATAGTCATGACCTCTCTTTTGCCTTTGGGCTTCTAG GTAACATTGCCTCCTTCATCTGCTTCCTTGCACCAGT ACCTACATTTTATAGAATTTGTAAAAAGAAATCAACAGAAGGGTTCCAATCAATTCCATATGTGGCTGCACTCTTCAGTGCAATGCTTTGGCTCTTCTATGCCTATGTCAAGACCGGAGCAACTCTTCTTATCACTATTAATGCATTCGGTTGTGTGATTGAGACCATTTACCTTGCCATCTTTCTCTCTTACTGCCCCAAGAAAACTAGA ATGTCAACATTGAGGATGATTGTGTTGCTGAACTTAGTTGGATTTGGCTCAATTGTGGTTCTAACCCACCTCCTAGCAAAAGAACCTGAAGGGCGTGTCAAGATTCTTGGGTGGATTTGTGTAGTATTTGCTACTAGTGTTTTTGCTGCACCTTTAAGtattatg AGGACAGTTATTCGAACCAAGAGTGTAGAGTTTCTTCCTTTTCCACTATCACTTCTACTCCTGATAAGCGCAATTTTGTGGCTGTTATATGGAATTTCATTGAAAGACATCTATGTTACG CTCCCGAACGTTGTGGGGTTAACATTTGGAATCATTCAGATTGTACTGTATGCAATCTACAGAAACAACAAACCAGTTCAGGATGAGAAGCTCCCACAACACAAAGGGGATATCAACAACAATAATGAAAATGTTGCTCCAGCAACCTTGAGTGATGAGAAACAAAAAGAGAGTGCTCCTCAGAAGGGAGATATTGAGTTTGGGGAGAAGATTAAGGAAGAGAAGCAAGTTGATCCGAAAGTTGATGAGAAGAAGCAGGAACAAGTAGCTAATGGTGATCAAACAGAGTTGAACAACAAAGCAGGGGATAGTGAGAATTGCCAAGTTTGA
- the LOC130732085 gene encoding uncharacterized protein LOC130732085: protein MENPNYEKLREKGLPFAHDLTILYKDVVATGEHAWAPSSGVMPNGVQDASDGYRPSLENLCPSREEGSADSEDDSVGATDGLAGINLNSSQGNVSQGVESQRTGEKRKRITQSEQIKNKKNSTASSRIADAVSVIAETCKSRNDAVDNSSIGEVMAELQTIEEVSNDIELHTKCCLLMMHKPARDMFVAMRGLEEKRLHWLKVAANKP from the exons ATG GAAAACCCCAATTATGAAAAACTTAGGGAGAAGGGACTTCCATTTGCTCATGACTTGACTATACTTTACAAAGATGTTGTGGCAACTGGCGAGCATGCATGGGCACCCTCATCAGGGGTAATGCCTAATGGGGTTCAAGATGCTAGTGATGGATACCGCCCATCCTTAGAAAATCTTTGCCCTAGTAGAGAGGAAGGCTCAGCTGATAGTGAAGATGATAGTGTTGGAGCAACAGATGGTTTAGCTGGTATTAATTTAAATAGTTCACAAGGAAATGTGAGTCAAGGAGTTGAGAGTCAAAGGACTggagagaagagaaagagaattacTCAATCTGAACAgataaagaacaaaaaaaactcaACTGCCTCCTCAAGGATAGCAGATGCTGTTAGTGTGATTGCGGAAACATGCAAGTCACGCAATGATGCAGTGGACAATTCATCCATTGGTGAAGTGATGGCTGAGCTTCAGACCATTGAAGAAGTTTCAAATGATATTGAGTTGCATACCAAATGTTGCCTACTAATGATGCACAAGCCAGCTAGGGATATGTTTGTTGCAATGCGAGGTTTAGAAGAGAAAAGGTTGCATTGGCTTAAGGTTGCGGCAAATAAGCCCTAG
- the LOC130732087 gene encoding low-specificity L-threonine aldolase 1-like isoform X2 has product MPRLKHRRDKALGVPVDRLVQAADSVLARRLRKTLGGGMRQIGILCAAALVGLHENVGKLKSDHKNARTLADGLSEILGLKVDASSVESNMIFIGIEDSWTTAEKICKYLEERGILLIKESSSRSSTESFSEIVRFSVII; this is encoded by the exons ATGCCGAGACTCAAGCATCGCAGAGACAAG GCACTTGGTGTTCCTGTGGATAGGCTTGTCCAAGCTGCTGATTCGGTTTTa GCTAGACGTCTCCGGAAAACGTTGGGTGGTGGGATGAGGCAGATTGGCATCCTTTGTGCTGCTGCACTTGTTGGGTTACATGAAAATGTTGGAAAGCTGAAAAGTGATCACAAGAATGCTAGAACTTTGGCCG ATGGACTGAGTGAAATTTTAGGACTCAAAGTCGATGCCAGTTCTGTGGAGAGCAATATG ATATTTATTGGAATTGAAGATTCATGGACTACAgcagaaaagatatgcaagtacTTGGAAGAACGTGGTATCCTTCTGATAAAAGAGAGCTCATCAAG GTCAAGTACTGAGAGTTTCTCTGAGATAGTGAGATTTAGTGTTATCATATGA
- the LOC130732087 gene encoding low-specificity L-threonine aldolase 1-like isoform X1 codes for MPRLKHRRDKALGVPVDRLVQAADSVLARRLRKTLGGGMRQIGILCAAALVGLHENVGKLKSDHKNARTLADGLSEILGLKVDASSVESNMIFIGIEDSWTTAEKICKYLEERGILLIKESSSRSCTLVSVRPLQYSICFT; via the exons ATGCCGAGACTCAAGCATCGCAGAGACAAG GCACTTGGTGTTCCTGTGGATAGGCTTGTCCAAGCTGCTGATTCGGTTTTa GCTAGACGTCTCCGGAAAACGTTGGGTGGTGGGATGAGGCAGATTGGCATCCTTTGTGCTGCTGCACTTGTTGGGTTACATGAAAATGTTGGAAAGCTGAAAAGTGATCACAAGAATGCTAGAACTTTGGCCG ATGGACTGAGTGAAATTTTAGGACTCAAAGTCGATGCCAGTTCTGTGGAGAGCAATATG ATATTTATTGGAATTGAAGATTCATGGACTACAgcagaaaagatatgcaagtacTTGGAAGAACGTGGTATCCTTCTGATAAAAGAGAGCTCATCAAGGTCTTGTACTCTTGTTTCAGTTAGACCTCTACAATATTCAATCTGTTTTACGTAA